From one Treponema denticola genomic stretch:
- a CDS encoding YraN family protein — protein MDSLGSKGEQRIAEWLTNKDYLILERNWRTRTGEIDIIALDKTEQTSSCGVLVFVEVKTLLKTELSDLDLIINKKKRDRIIKTAKHFLANNRKYNKMYIRFDVIVLRSNPFLEQPLEILHLKDAFGDCYD, from the coding sequence ATGGATTCTCTCGGCTCAAAAGGAGAACAACGAATAGCCGAATGGCTTACAAATAAAGACTACCTCATTTTAGAACGCAACTGGAGAACCCGCACCGGAGAAATAGACATAATTGCTTTAGATAAAACGGAGCAAACCTCATCCTGTGGGGTTCTGGTTTTTGTCGAAGTAAAAACCCTATTAAAAACGGAACTATCCGATTTAGATCTTATTATCAACAAAAAAAAACGAGATAGGATTATAAAAACCGCTAAACATTTTCTCGCAAACAATCGAAAATATAATAAGATGTATATAAGATTTGATGTGATTGTATTACGATCAAACCCTTTTTTGGAACAGCCGCTTGAGATATTACATTTAAAAGACGCCTTTGGAGATTGCTATGACTAG
- the serS gene encoding serine--tRNA ligase, giving the protein MLDYKFIKENVEAVKQNIKNRHMNADADKAVELYDKRTALVTSLQNLQKDRNDNSQSMKQKLSPEERQKLVDQGKAIKEKIAQVEADLAEAEKALHEAVSKIPNMAHPEAPVGKEDSDNLEVKRCGTVPKFDFEPKDHVQLGQDLDLIDFEAGTKVSGVKFYFLKNEAVFLEQALTMYGLNILRKHGFKPFITPDVAKEEILYGIGFNPRGEESNVYSLEGEGTCLVATAEITLGGYHSDEIIKKESLPLKYCGISHCFRREAGAAGQFSKGLYRVHQFSKLEMFVYCTPEESDALHEELRLIEEEIFNGLGIPFRVVDTCTGDLGAPAYRKWDLEAWMPGRNGGEWGEVTSTSNCTDYQARRLNIRYKDDDGKNKFLHTLNGTALAMSRAMIAVLENYQQADGSIKIPEVLVPYCGFDRIG; this is encoded by the coding sequence ATGTTAGATTATAAATTTATTAAAGAAAATGTTGAAGCCGTAAAACAAAATATAAAAAACCGGCATATGAATGCGGATGCCGATAAGGCAGTAGAACTATATGATAAGCGCACTGCCCTTGTTACTTCGTTGCAGAACCTGCAAAAAGATCGAAACGATAATTCCCAGTCAATGAAGCAAAAATTAAGTCCCGAAGAAAGACAAAAATTGGTCGACCAAGGAAAGGCTATAAAAGAAAAAATCGCCCAAGTTGAAGCCGACCTGGCTGAGGCCGAAAAAGCCCTGCATGAGGCCGTAAGTAAAATTCCGAATATGGCTCATCCCGAAGCCCCTGTCGGCAAAGAAGATTCGGACAATTTGGAAGTCAAGCGCTGCGGAACCGTGCCCAAGTTTGATTTTGAGCCCAAGGATCATGTTCAGTTGGGCCAAGATTTGGATCTTATCGACTTTGAAGCCGGCACAAAGGTTTCAGGCGTTAAATTCTATTTTTTAAAAAACGAAGCTGTATTTTTGGAGCAGGCTTTGACGATGTACGGTCTTAACATATTGCGGAAACATGGGTTTAAGCCCTTTATCACTCCGGACGTTGCGAAAGAAGAAATCTTATACGGTATCGGCTTTAATCCCCGAGGCGAAGAATCAAATGTATATTCTCTTGAAGGTGAGGGAACTTGTCTGGTTGCAACTGCCGAGATTACTCTGGGCGGCTATCACTCGGATGAGATTATCAAAAAAGAAAGCTTGCCGTTAAAATACTGCGGTATTTCCCATTGCTTTAGGCGTGAAGCGGGAGCCGCCGGACAGTTTTCAAAGGGCCTTTATCGGGTTCATCAGTTTTCAAAACTCGAAATGTTTGTTTATTGTACGCCGGAAGAATCCGATGCCCTTCATGAAGAGCTCCGCTTAATTGAAGAAGAAATCTTCAACGGTTTGGGAATCCCCTTTAGGGTTGTCGATACCTGCACAGGCGACTTAGGAGCTCCTGCCTACCGAAAGTGGGACTTGGAAGCATGGATGCCCGGAAGAAACGGAGGAGAATGGGGCGAGGTTACTTCTACTTCAAACTGTACCGATTATCAAGCCCGCCGCTTAAATATACGCTACAAGGACGATGACGGTAAAAACAAATTTCTTCATACCTTAAACGGAACTGCTTTAGCAATGTCGAGGGCTATGATAGCCGTCTTGGAAAATTATCAGCAAGCTGACGGCTCCATTAAGATACCGGAAGTACTTGTTCCCTATTGCGGGTTTGATAGAATCGGTTAA
- a CDS encoding sigma-54-dependent Fis family transcriptional regulator translates to MNKAISVLNKTNPISAEQALELILEALRELVDYELAVVMGFENKNVLKVRKAIGPLSSKLLDDFTINLNNRKDIARILDERKAFLFDENIPHVDTYDEIMKLPENHSCLVAPLYIGDKAIGMMTLDHSMCSRFTPEIVRFISTISKLISVAMVQTDASQSLIQRTESLLLERNVLLNASTNVFKDMVGSSRAWTTVLDSIKLVAASDVPVLISGETGTGKEQAARTIHRLSNRAEKPFVPVNCSALVQSLAESEIFGHEKGAFSGAAALRKGRFELADGGTLFLDEVGDLPFDLQPKLLRVLQDGKFERVGGEKPVSVDVRIIAATNVDLAEAVSMGRFREDLLYRLDVFPLRLPPLRERDDDTALLAEHFISDIRKRKGFENTSLSMAAIEKLMSMPWHGNVRELKNVVERAAILSQGGEIPAEHLVPGTREFYISNAAKKKPLKPAVNKDAEKDKVLPEDVKPFDEAQTEIIQKALSASHGKIYGKDGAAALLNLKPGTLQSKMKKLGIKY, encoded by the coding sequence ATGAACAAGGCTATATCTGTTTTAAATAAAACCAATCCCATCTCGGCCGAGCAGGCATTGGAGCTTATTCTTGAGGCTTTAAGAGAGCTGGTCGATTATGAGCTTGCCGTTGTGATGGGCTTTGAAAATAAAAATGTTTTAAAGGTAAGAAAGGCCATAGGCCCGCTTTCTTCAAAATTGCTGGACGATTTTACGATTAACTTAAACAACCGGAAAGACATTGCCCGAATTTTAGATGAAAGAAAGGCTTTTTTGTTTGATGAAAATATTCCCCACGTCGATACCTATGACGAAATAATGAAGTTGCCCGAAAATCATTCTTGTTTGGTGGCCCCCCTTTACATAGGGGATAAGGCTATCGGAATGATGACCTTGGATCACAGTATGTGTTCCCGCTTTACGCCCGAAATCGTCCGTTTTATATCTACAATTTCAAAACTTATTTCGGTTGCTATGGTCCAAACGGATGCTTCTCAATCCCTTATTCAAAGAACCGAAAGCCTCCTTCTCGAAAGAAATGTTTTGCTCAACGCTTCGACAAATGTTTTTAAGGATATGGTCGGTTCTTCCCGGGCTTGGACTACGGTTTTAGATTCGATAAAGCTGGTTGCGGCCTCTGATGTGCCGGTTTTAATTTCGGGAGAAACGGGAACGGGAAAAGAGCAGGCAGCCCGCACCATTCACAGACTTTCCAACAGGGCCGAAAAACCTTTTGTGCCCGTAAACTGTTCTGCCCTTGTGCAGAGCCTTGCCGAAAGTGAAATCTTCGGGCATGAGAAAGGCGCCTTTTCGGGGGCTGCGGCCTTGCGGAAGGGGCGGTTTGAACTTGCCGACGGCGGAACCCTCTTTTTGGACGAGGTGGGGGACTTGCCCTTTGATTTACAGCCCAAACTTTTGCGTGTTCTTCAAGACGGAAAATTCGAGCGTGTCGGCGGTGAAAAGCCCGTTTCTGTGGATGTGCGCATAATAGCCGCAACCAATGTCGATTTAGCCGAGGCTGTTTCGATGGGGCGCTTCCGTGAAGACCTGCTTTACAGGCTGGATGTTTTCCCGCTAAGGCTTCCGCCTTTGAGAGAACGCGATGACGATACGGCTCTTTTAGCCGAACACTTTATTTCGGATATACGCAAAAGGAAGGGCTTTGAAAACACGAGCCTTTCGATGGCTGCAATCGAAAAACTTATGTCTATGCCTTGGCATGGAAATGTCCGCGAGCTTAAAAACGTTGTAGAGCGGGCTGCAATTCTTTCGCAGGGCGGAGAAATCCCTGCCGAACACTTGGTGCCGGGAACAAGAGAATTCTACATTTCAAACGCTGCCAAAAAAAAGCCCCTAAAGCCTGCCGTAAATAAAGATGCCGAAAAAGATAAGGTTTTGCCTGAAGATGTTAAACCTTTTGATGAAGCTCAAACCGAGATTATTCAAAAAGCCCTTTCAGCCTCACACGGAAAAATTTACGGCAAAGATGGTGCCGCGGCTCTTTTAAACCTAAAACCGGGAACCCTTCAAAGTAAAATGAAAAAACTGGGAATTAAGTATTAG
- a CDS encoding DUF4469 domain-containing protein — protein sequence MSKKKSIWEVYLRPNTLTKDNDRDCIADVHAHAATQRNEDIAEIITKERSEFRKETIMNILNMRDKAVKDLIEQGLSFMDGLVQISPRVSGVWETENSPYDEKVHKRTVDLIPTADLRTVLEAIGVKVLGAKEESARITEITDTATGLKDGTLTIGDDIIIEGDKLKIDETDAAQGVFFKAANGTEYKANRRLSVNKPGQIIARVPKEVPEGEVSVMVRTKYSGSTAPLKTVREILFKLPCTAKK from the coding sequence ATGAGTAAAAAGAAATCAATTTGGGAAGTGTATTTAAGACCGAATACCTTAACCAAAGACAACGACAGGGACTGCATAGCTGATGTTCATGCACATGCCGCTACGCAGAGGAACGAAGACATTGCGGAAATCATTACCAAAGAACGCTCCGAATTCCGCAAGGAAACCATTATGAACATTCTCAATATGAGAGATAAGGCTGTAAAAGACCTTATTGAACAGGGTTTAAGCTTTATGGACGGTTTGGTGCAGATAAGCCCGCGTGTATCGGGTGTATGGGAAACTGAAAATTCGCCTTACGACGAAAAAGTGCACAAACGTACGGTTGACCTTATCCCCACCGCCGACCTGAGAACCGTTCTTGAAGCAATCGGCGTAAAAGTGCTGGGTGCAAAAGAAGAAAGTGCCCGCATTACCGAGATAACCGACACGGCGACAGGCTTAAAAGACGGTACGCTAACGATAGGAGATGACATCATCATCGAAGGCGACAAGCTTAAAATAGATGAAACGGATGCGGCACAAGGCGTATTCTTTAAGGCAGCAAACGGCACCGAATATAAAGCCAACCGCCGCCTTTCGGTCAATAAACCGGGCCAAATCATCGCCCGTGTGCCCAAAGAAGTACCTGAGGGTGAGGTTTCGGTTATGGTGCGTACCAAATATTCCGGCAGTACGGCACCCTTAAAAACGGTCCGCGAAATCTTATTTAAACTGCCTTGCACCGCAAAAAAATAA
- a CDS encoding leucine-rich repeat domain-containing protein, translating into MKQNLRRAVNLTALVLAAGLLMGLFTGCQQNRPPAVGPNGSNESSQPTTVTITVEGDTNVTVNEPKTIEVAKGTKWSEVKLKVKVSYTPGYEAAGFKLDSESGPDLEDSYSFNTNKTIFVLSRASIFKTDGGGTITGCNSGITLPAKLVIPSKIGSEVITKIGNNAFSGCTNLKELELPNTLTEIGRSAFDRCPIETLVINCNITSSIIANLTHTNSVTNNMTTLIIGEGIKEIGSHTTWGGNPIFDIGNKLKKVKLPESLTSIGFDTFCNCGELVEINFPPNLEAIAGNDNWGAFRNCKKLSAVDLSSCTKLTYIGSKTFFGCTALTGIDLSFCKELGSIGYAAFEGCTSLKQIKLPEDITYISMNSFKKCKGLTKLDLSPYTKLHTIEKGAFGDCTGLKYLSLPQSLTQIGDIVSGGATDDGYGAFINCTSLTSVDLSGCKNLKEIDRGSFKGCTGLTSVIFANTTGWTVYDNLDYTGPHTYISPTDLKNHATAAEYLRETYADKFWKKN; encoded by the coding sequence ATGAAACAAAATTTAAGACGGGCAGTAAATCTTACTGCATTGGTATTGGCAGCAGGACTGCTGATGGGATTATTTACGGGATGTCAGCAAAATCGGCCTCCTGCCGTAGGCCCGAATGGATCTAATGAATCGTCCCAGCCTACAACGGTAACTATCACGGTAGAAGGAGATACGAATGTAACCGTAAATGAGCCAAAAACTATTGAAGTTGCAAAGGGTACAAAATGGAGCGAGGTAAAACTAAAGGTAAAGGTAAGCTATACGCCCGGTTATGAGGCGGCAGGCTTTAAGCTGGATAGTGAAAGCGGGCCGGACTTAGAAGACAGTTACTCCTTTAATACAAATAAAACCATATTTGTTCTTAGTAGGGCTTCTATTTTCAAAACTGACGGAGGAGGTACGATAACAGGATGCAATTCAGGCATCACTCTTCCGGCAAAACTTGTAATTCCATCTAAAATAGGAAGCGAAGTCATTACTAAAATCGGTAATAATGCTTTTTCGGGTTGTACAAACTTAAAAGAACTTGAACTGCCCAACACTCTGACAGAAATAGGCCGATCGGCATTTGACCGTTGTCCAATCGAGACCTTAGTTATAAACTGTAATATTACAAGCTCAATCATAGCGAATCTTACACATACAAATTCTGTAACAAATAATATGACAACACTTATTATTGGAGAAGGTATAAAGGAAATTGGCTCTCATACTACATGGGGGGGTAATCCAATATTTGACATTGGAAATAAGTTAAAGAAGGTTAAACTTCCGGAAAGTCTTACTTCAATAGGTTTTGATACTTTTTGTAATTGTGGAGAATTAGTCGAGATAAATTTCCCTCCAAATCTTGAAGCAATTGCAGGAAACGATAATTGGGGAGCTTTTAGGAATTGTAAAAAACTTTCTGCTGTAGATCTTTCAAGCTGTACAAAACTTACCTATATAGGATCGAAAACTTTTTTCGGTTGCACGGCCTTAACAGGCATAGATCTATCATTCTGTAAAGAGCTTGGATCAATAGGCTATGCAGCTTTTGAAGGATGTACATCTTTAAAGCAAATAAAGTTACCTGAAGACATTACCTACATTTCTATGAATTCTTTTAAAAAATGTAAAGGTTTAACTAAATTAGACCTCTCACCGTATACAAAGCTTCACACTATAGAAAAAGGGGCTTTTGGAGATTGTACAGGCTTAAAATACTTAAGTCTGCCCCAAAGTCTTACTCAAATAGGAGATATTGTTTCAGGAGGTGCTACTGATGACGGATATGGGGCTTTTATAAATTGTACGAGCTTAACAAGTGTAGATCTATCCGGTTGTAAAAATTTGAAGGAAATAGATCGAGGTTCTTTTAAAGGCTGTACAGGCTTAACAAGTGTAATCTTTGCAAACACAACCGGCTGGACTGTGTATGATAATTTGGACTACACAGGTCCACATACCTACATATCTCCAACCGATTTAAAAAATCACGCAACTGCTGCCGAGTATTTACGCGAAACTTATGCTGATAAATTCTGGAAGAAAAATTAA
- a CDS encoding 5'-nucleotidase C-terminal domain-containing protein — MKNSKFFKAAGFVVIVLILSAAFTGCETESHDVSGQYAGIEAKAPANRVDILLFNDFHGNVAEDTRPGKGKNAGMAKMIGYVRTAGMENPNTIAVAGGDNYQGTAISNLTYGAPVSAMMRAMDVKVCAVGNHEFDWGSNRMTKWQKDGNFTFLAANIVEKNTGKPVSWAKPYAIIKKGNYKIAFIGLAHPDTAVLTSAEHVSGLEFTDPVKTGQEWVDYLLAGKAKEGKPDAIIALTHIDSFQKDGEISGNAVNLAEIKGLDAVLSAHSHQTVSGKVNGIPILQAYCYGRAVGKLSITFGNENKIAKIESVVDEIYKHKDSLIEDEKGKALFTKYDTELKPIMGEVIGVAEGEFTHERSEKGSNTLLGAWAAEVQRQLGKADIAIQNGGGLRRTLAAGNITVGDLYEIMPFDNYLVVFDLPGSEIKKAIDHGIMNPNITDGQFAGLRVEYDGRKPFENRITKITLMDGTPLDMNKKYKVVVNSFMFTGGDSYDFSKATNSAESVSIRDALIDAIKKAKTIKPIPVDYIKDISK; from the coding sequence ATGAAGAACAGCAAATTTTTTAAAGCCGCCGGCTTTGTTGTAATCGTTCTCATCCTGAGTGCCGCCTTTACAGGATGTGAAACCGAATCCCATGATGTAAGCGGTCAGTATGCGGGAATTGAGGCAAAGGCGCCTGCAAACCGGGTCGATATTCTTCTTTTTAACGACTTTCACGGAAATGTTGCAGAAGATACCCGTCCCGGAAAGGGAAAGAATGCCGGTATGGCTAAAATGATAGGCTATGTCCGCACTGCCGGAATGGAAAATCCTAACACCATTGCGGTTGCAGGAGGCGATAACTATCAGGGAACAGCCATATCCAATCTTACCTATGGAGCTCCCGTTTCGGCTATGATGAGGGCTATGGATGTAAAAGTCTGTGCCGTAGGTAACCATGAATTTGACTGGGGTTCAAACCGCATGACAAAGTGGCAAAAGGACGGAAACTTTACCTTCTTGGCTGCAAACATTGTCGAAAAGAATACGGGAAAGCCTGTGTCCTGGGCAAAACCCTATGCAATCATCAAAAAAGGAAACTACAAGATTGCTTTTATCGGTTTGGCTCACCCCGATACGGCCGTATTGACAAGTGCTGAACATGTAAGCGGTTTGGAATTTACCGATCCGGTAAAAACAGGCCAAGAATGGGTGGACTATCTATTAGCCGGAAAGGCTAAAGAAGGCAAGCCCGATGCAATTATTGCCTTAACCCACATCGATTCATTCCAAAAAGACGGAGAAATCAGCGGAAATGCAGTTAACCTTGCCGAAATTAAGGGCTTGGATGCTGTTCTTTCGGCTCACAGCCATCAAACCGTTTCAGGAAAGGTAAACGGTATTCCCATACTTCAAGCCTATTGTTACGGCAGGGCTGTAGGTAAACTCAGCATCACCTTCGGAAACGAAAACAAGATTGCAAAGATTGAATCGGTAGTCGATGAAATCTACAAGCACAAAGATTCTCTTATCGAGGATGAAAAAGGCAAGGCACTCTTTACAAAATATGACACGGAACTGAAACCTATTATGGGTGAAGTAATCGGTGTTGCTGAGGGAGAGTTTACCCATGAAAGAAGCGAAAAGGGAAGCAATACCCTTTTGGGCGCATGGGCAGCTGAAGTTCAGCGCCAATTGGGAAAGGCCGATATAGCCATTCAAAACGGAGGAGGCTTACGCCGAACCCTTGCAGCAGGTAATATCACCGTAGGCGACCTTTATGAGATTATGCCCTTTGATAATTACCTCGTTGTTTTCGATCTTCCCGGCTCTGAGATTAAAAAGGCAATTGATCACGGTATAATGAATCCTAATATTACCGACGGTCAGTTTGCAGGTCTACGGGTAGAATATGACGGTAGAAAGCCTTTTGAAAACAGAATCACAAAGATTACGCTTATGGACGGAACGCCTCTTGATATGAATAAAAAATATAAGGTTGTGGTAAACAGCTTTATGTTTACGGGAGGAGATTCCTATGATTTTAGCAAGGCAACAAATTCTGCCGAAAGCGTATCTATAAGAGATGCTCTCATTGACGCCATTAAAAAGGCTAAAACAATCAAACCCATACCTGTCGATTATATTAAAGATATAAGCAAATAA
- a CDS encoding YibE/F family protein, giving the protein MKRIFLFIVSLLFFNLYAEDTGQISSENLSQDMEKKYDGLSSYYNAYINAPENQVVKAKVIEIVYDDTRENRPDIPIESDFRYQHLKIKILTGKHRDEVYTIRNTIELAIPYKLIFKVNEKLILQLDEDETGKVNNLRIYERARDYKVYALIFIFAAVLIFVGKKNGLKALISLGLTIGLIFGIFLPLILQGYNPIFWAIIICSLASVITLFIISGRNNKTYTAIFGTIGGVIIAGLFAFVAGKILRLSGLGNEDAQMLAFVPQYRKIDYQGLLFAGIMIGSLGAVMDVAMSISSSMWEIVAVSPKIPNKQLIKSGMNIGRDIIGSMSNTLILAYVSTSIPVLLLFIIFSHGFTEIINLEILSAEILRAVSGSIGLICTIPITVNLVNIFRKN; this is encoded by the coding sequence ATGAAGCGTATTTTCCTTTTTATTGTAAGCCTCTTATTTTTTAATTTATATGCAGAAGACACAGGGCAAATTTCCTCTGAAAATTTATCTCAAGATATGGAAAAGAAGTATGATGGCTTAAGCAGTTATTATAATGCCTATATAAATGCTCCCGAAAATCAGGTCGTTAAGGCTAAAGTTATCGAAATCGTTTATGACGATACAAGGGAAAACCGCCCCGATATTCCTATAGAATCGGACTTCCGTTATCAGCATTTAAAGATAAAAATCTTAACCGGCAAGCATAGGGATGAGGTTTATACAATCCGAAACACGATAGAGCTCGCCATTCCTTATAAACTTATTTTTAAGGTAAACGAAAAGCTCATCTTACAGCTGGATGAAGATGAAACAGGGAAGGTAAACAACTTGCGCATTTATGAGAGGGCAAGGGACTATAAGGTCTATGCTCTTATTTTTATTTTTGCAGCGGTTTTAATTTTTGTAGGTAAAAAAAACGGTCTAAAGGCTCTTATCTCCCTAGGGCTTACCATAGGCCTGATATTCGGCATTTTTCTTCCCCTTATCCTTCAAGGTTATAATCCTATCTTTTGGGCTATTATAATTTGCAGTCTTGCCTCCGTTATTACTCTTTTTATTATTTCGGGAAGGAATAACAAAACCTATACGGCAATTTTTGGAACTATAGGCGGTGTTATTATCGCAGGCCTTTTTGCCTTTGTTGCAGGAAAAATTCTAAGACTTTCAGGTTTGGGAAATGAGGATGCTCAAATGTTAGCCTTTGTTCCCCAGTACCGTAAAATAGATTATCAGGGACTTTTATTTGCCGGCATTATGATAGGCTCCCTCGGAGCCGTTATGGATGTAGCTATGTCTATTTCTTCTTCGATGTGGGAGATTGTAGCTGTAAGTCCTAAGATACCGAATAAGCAGCTGATCAAATCTGGGATGAATATAGGACGGGATATTATAGGCTCAATGTCCAATACGCTTATTTTAGCCTATGTGAGTACATCAATTCCCGTGCTTTTACTCTTTATCATTTTTTCGCACGGGTTTACCGAAATCATAAATTTGGAAATTTTATCGGCCGAGATATTGCGTGCCGTCTCAGGAAGTATAGGTTTAATCTGCACGATTCCCATAACCGTCAACTTAGTAAATATTTTTAGAAAGAACTAA
- a CDS encoding C39 family peptidase has product MESLMQIQKRFLFFFLALIPLAVLIASLGRVFPSIGLNTKDNHRQKNILAMSEIYYRQTFNNCAPYSAMAAINIITKKEIDPELLVRETGWRIKNNLTMPQGLIQVLHKHGIKTKEKVLSCCSDAEKINWIKNTVDEGKPIILLIKIKKVLHYVTVIGYDEKGFILYDSLQEKTKSNPRKTIKDKPQYYGNRYYEYSDLIKLWDKGGYKIFFKNWALVCG; this is encoded by the coding sequence ATGGAATCTTTGATGCAGATACAAAAAAGATTTTTGTTTTTCTTTTTAGCACTCATTCCGCTTGCCGTTTTAATCGCAAGTCTAGGCAGAGTTTTTCCGTCTATCGGGCTAAACACAAAAGATAACCATAGACAAAAGAATATCTTAGCCATGAGCGAAATTTATTACCGCCAAACTTTTAATAACTGTGCACCATATTCTGCGATGGCTGCGATAAATATAATAACAAAAAAAGAAATAGACCCGGAACTTTTGGTAAGGGAAACAGGATGGCGGATAAAAAATAACTTAACCATGCCGCAAGGCCTTATCCAAGTATTACACAAACACGGAATAAAAACAAAAGAAAAAGTTTTATCCTGCTGCTCCGATGCCGAAAAAATTAATTGGATAAAAAACACAGTCGACGAAGGAAAGCCGATTATTCTTTTAATAAAAATAAAAAAAGTTTTACATTATGTAACGGTAATAGGTTACGACGAAAAAGGTTTTATTCTTTACGACTCTCTGCAAGAAAAGACAAAATCAAATCCGCGAAAAACAATAAAAGACAAGCCTCAATATTACGGAAACCGTTATTACGAATATTCCGACCTTATAAAACTTTGGGATAAGGGAGGCTATAAAATATTTTTTAAAAATTGGGCATTGGTTTGCGGATAA
- the uraA gene encoding uracil permease, translating into MSHKRIYQVDEKVPAGLFLPLSIQHTFAMFGASVLVPIIFGIDAGIVLFMNGVGTLLFIAITKGKAPAYLGSSFAFLGPAGLIISSIGFQYAQGAFIVTGLLGCLIAFIIYKFGTSWINVILPPAAMGAVVSLIGFELTGLTVRGGTIGANIMTESASRGDIIVFFITIGAAVLGSVLFKGFLSTISILIASIAGYIAAIFFGMVDFSIIREAGLFTLPHFQLPKFDLMAVITMLPVLLVITSEHISHQVVTSNIIGKDLLKNPGLHRSIFADNFSTALSGLVGGVPTTTYGENIGVMAVTGIYSVYVIAGAAIISICMAFISPLAALIRTVPGNVIGGITFLLYGMIGASGIRLLVDSKVDYSKSKNLILTSIVFTTGLSGLSIKFGEIEFKGMVLASLVAVALSLIFFIFEKLGVLEE; encoded by the coding sequence ATGTCACATAAAAGAATTTATCAAGTTGACGAAAAAGTTCCGGCGGGGCTTTTCTTGCCTTTAAGTATTCAACATACATTTGCAATGTTCGGCGCCTCGGTTTTAGTTCCGATTATATTTGGAATTGATGCAGGCATCGTATTATTTATGAACGGAGTGGGAACCCTTTTATTTATAGCCATAACAAAGGGAAAAGCACCCGCCTACTTGGGTTCAAGCTTTGCTTTTTTAGGACCTGCCGGCCTGATTATTTCTTCCATAGGATTTCAGTATGCCCAAGGGGCCTTTATAGTAACCGGACTTTTAGGCTGCCTCATAGCCTTTATAATTTATAAGTTCGGAACCTCATGGATCAATGTCATTCTTCCGCCTGCAGCCATGGGTGCCGTCGTTTCCCTGATCGGTTTTGAGCTTACGGGACTCACCGTTCGAGGCGGAACTATCGGAGCAAACATCATGACGGAATCGGCCTCACGGGGCGACATAATAGTTTTTTTTATTACGATAGGAGCTGCCGTTTTAGGTTCGGTTCTTTTTAAGGGCTTTTTATCTACCATTTCTATTTTAATTGCAAGCATTGCAGGCTACATAGCAGCAATCTTTTTCGGTATGGTAGATTTTTCGATAATAAGAGAAGCAGGGCTTTTTACTCTTCCCCATTTTCAGCTTCCTAAATTCGATCTCATGGCAGTTATCACAATGCTTCCGGTATTACTCGTTATCACAAGCGAACACATAAGTCATCAGGTAGTAACTTCCAACATCATCGGAAAAGACCTGTTAAAAAATCCCGGCCTTCACAGAAGTATCTTTGCCGATAATTTTTCGACAGCTCTTTCAGGCCTTGTCGGCGGAGTGCCCACTACAACCTACGGCGAAAACATAGGCGTTATGGCAGTTACCGGTATTTACAGCGTTTATGTAATTGCAGGAGCTGCAATAATTTCAATCTGTATGGCCTTTATAAGCCCGCTTGCAGCCCTAATCCGTACCGTGCCCGGGAACGTAATCGGCGGCATAACATTCTTGCTGTATGGAATGATAGGAGCTTCGGGAATACGCCTTTTAGTAGATTCAAAGGTCGATTATTCAAAATCAAAAAACTTAATCCTAACCTCGATAGTATTTACCACAGGATTGAGCGGCCTCAGCATAAAATTCGGAGAAATCGAATTTAAGGGAATGGTTTTAGCCTCCCTCGTTGCCGTAGCTTTAAGCCTTATCTTTTTTATTTTTGAAAAACTTGGCGTACTGGAAGAATAG